The following are from one region of the Segatella oris genome:
- a CDS encoding bifunctional riboflavin kinase/FAD synthetase: MNTIFLSEENNAIAPCVATIGFFDGVHRGHQYLIKHVIDKAKACGLASTVITFDRHPRQVLHSDYVPQLLTTLENKLLLLSKTGIDNAAVLPFDEATAHLSAFDFMRQVLHDRLNVKQLIIGYDNRFGHNREEDFEDYVRYGNELGIEVIHNQAFVLNGVNVSSSVIRSFLQAGEIGMATLCLGYSYTLVGKVVHGFAQGRKMGFPTANIDTTESGQLVPAPGVYAVKVKIENTVTLLHGMMNIGMRPTFDGSKLTLEVNIFNFQGDLYDKQLQVVFIHRIREERKFTNALGLAEQLQKDRLQIEEQFKKEIE, translated from the coding sequence ATGAATACTATATTTTTAAGTGAGGAAAACAATGCGATTGCACCTTGTGTGGCTACAATCGGCTTTTTTGATGGTGTACATCGCGGGCATCAATACCTCATTAAGCATGTCATCGACAAAGCGAAAGCCTGCGGATTAGCTTCAACTGTGATTACATTTGACCGACATCCACGGCAAGTTCTGCACAGCGATTATGTGCCACAGCTGCTGACTACGCTCGAGAACAAACTGCTCTTGCTCTCAAAAACGGGGATAGACAATGCAGCCGTACTGCCTTTTGATGAGGCAACGGCACACTTGTCGGCCTTTGATTTCATGAGACAAGTGTTGCATGACCGACTGAATGTCAAGCAACTTATCATCGGTTACGACAATCGTTTCGGTCACAACCGTGAGGAAGATTTTGAAGATTACGTGCGTTATGGCAACGAACTCGGTATTGAGGTCATCCATAATCAGGCCTTTGTGCTGAATGGTGTCAATGTCAGTTCTTCGGTTATCCGCTCTTTCCTGCAGGCCGGAGAGATTGGGATGGCTACGCTTTGCTTAGGTTACTCCTACACTTTGGTTGGCAAAGTCGTACATGGTTTCGCACAAGGACGCAAGATGGGCTTTCCAACGGCCAACATAGACACTACCGAGAGCGGTCAGTTGGTTCCGGCTCCTGGGGTATATGCCGTGAAGGTTAAAATAGAAAACACGGTTACTTTGCTTCATGGCATGATGAATATTGGCATGCGTCCCACCTTTGATGGCTCGAAACTGACGCTTGAAGTCAATATCTTCAACTTTCAAGGTGACCTCTATGACAAGCAGTTGCAAGTGGTTTTCATTCACCGCATCCGTGAAGAACGTAAGTTCACCAACGCACTTGGACTCGCCGAACAGCTTCAGAAAGATCGTCTGCAAATAGAAGAACAATTTAAAAAAGAAATAGAATAA
- a CDS encoding CPBP family intramembrane glutamic endopeptidase: MNKTGKQILHAGLYLVVFILIQFFVQIVVVGGYMLFKHLPLADLRTVIAENTAVTIASTIISSLITIALFLVLGWTSKSRDYLSSRPWTTLMWVVLAAIGIIIPASGLEELFKVDMPEQLEVLFTRMMHEPLGYVAIGILGPLAEEIVFRGAILRTLLKLFGSKPWIAIAISAAVFGLVHGNSAQFLHAFLLGLLLGWMFYRTGSIVPGVVLHWVNNTIVYVMANLMPGFENATLSQLANGKPVVIALYIFFSLCILVPALVQLNKRLARAKM, encoded by the coding sequence ATGAACAAAACAGGGAAACAAATCCTTCATGCAGGCCTTTATTTGGTCGTTTTCATACTAATACAGTTCTTTGTCCAGATTGTTGTCGTGGGGGGATATATGCTGTTTAAGCATTTGCCATTAGCAGATTTGCGAACGGTAATCGCTGAAAACACGGCTGTTACGATTGCTTCAACCATCATCTCCAGCCTCATTACGATCGCTTTATTCTTAGTACTTGGCTGGACTTCAAAATCGCGTGACTATCTGTCTTCGCGCCCCTGGACTACGCTGATGTGGGTAGTTCTTGCGGCAATCGGCATTATCATTCCGGCTTCCGGACTTGAAGAACTGTTCAAAGTGGATATGCCCGAGCAGCTTGAAGTGCTTTTCACACGAATGATGCACGAGCCTTTAGGCTATGTGGCCATAGGAATCTTGGGACCGCTTGCTGAAGAAATCGTGTTCCGTGGTGCTATTCTGCGCACGCTTCTCAAGCTTTTCGGGAGCAAACCTTGGATTGCTATCGCGATTTCCGCAGCCGTTTTCGGACTTGTCCACGGTAATTCGGCCCAGTTTCTGCATGCATTCCTGTTGGGTTTACTCCTGGGTTGGATGTTCTACCGCACAGGAAGTATCGTGCCGGGTGTAGTGCTTCATTGGGTCAACAACACCATTGTCTATGTCATGGCCAATCTAATGCCGGGCTTTGAAAATGCAACCTTGAGTCAGCTTGCAAACGGGAAGCCTGTTGTTATCGCTCTTTACATCTTCTTCTCACTGTGTATTCTCGTGCCCGCATTGGTGCAATTGAATAAAAGGTTGGCAAGAGCAAAGATGTGA
- a CDS encoding heavy metal translocating P-type ATPase, with amino-acid sequence MAHEAHHHEHEEEGMNWGLIIASAVFLVIGLLLDKLPMFWFINPYLIFFIYIVAFMPVGLPVMHKAWTAIKHEHDFFSEFMLMSVAAVGALYLGEYPEATAVMLLYCIGEGLQDRAVDRARDNIKSLLAFRPDFARMPDGRKERPENVEIGTKIEVRPGERVPLDGRLLESSATFNTAALTGESMPRLIEAGQEVMAGMIATDSVVWLRVVRKANESAISRMLKMVEEATERKAPTENFIHRFAHIYTPAVIALAFLVVIVPWMVSLFTAFNYYFSVWLHLALVFLVISCPCALVISVPLSYFAGIGAASRRGILFKGSNSLDAVTKLDTAVFDKTGTLTTGTFQVEKTVGLSEEDMALVAAVEAVNSHPIAQAIVKSMQGKELIDVDKNQIENVPGYGMKYKTCLMGTLKLLKQEGVNYDEALESVAETIVAVAEDKLFKGYILLADTPKAGIFTLPKRLKAQGIKMMQVLSGDKQALIDRLVVQFEDAKDYVKGYGDLLPEHKVAHIEALKHDGREVAFIGDGINDAPVLALSNVGFAMGKMGADMAVETADVVIQTDDPLKVGEAIAIGRRTRRIVLQNIIFAIGVKVLVMLLGVLGMATLWEAVFADSGVALLAVMNSMRALKK; translated from the coding sequence ATGGCACACGAAGCACATCATCACGAACATGAAGAGGAAGGAATGAACTGGGGACTCATCATCGCATCGGCGGTATTCTTGGTCATAGGATTACTTCTCGACAAACTTCCTATGTTCTGGTTCATTAATCCCTATCTTATCTTCTTTATCTATATTGTGGCCTTCATGCCCGTAGGGCTGCCCGTCATGCACAAGGCATGGACGGCAATCAAGCATGAACACGATTTCTTCAGCGAGTTTATGCTGATGTCGGTAGCTGCAGTTGGCGCCCTATACTTAGGAGAATATCCCGAAGCAACAGCCGTTATGCTGCTCTATTGCATTGGAGAAGGACTGCAAGACAGGGCTGTTGACCGTGCACGCGACAACATCAAGAGTCTTCTTGCCTTTCGTCCTGACTTTGCACGAATGCCGGATGGACGCAAAGAACGACCCGAGAATGTGGAGATTGGCACAAAGATTGAAGTACGCCCAGGCGAACGTGTGCCCCTTGACGGGCGTCTTCTTGAGTCTTCAGCCACCTTTAACACGGCTGCACTGACAGGCGAATCGATGCCGCGATTGATAGAAGCGGGGCAGGAAGTCATGGCGGGAATGATAGCCACTGACAGCGTTGTATGGCTCCGTGTGGTGCGGAAAGCCAATGAAAGTGCCATCAGTCGTATGCTGAAAATGGTTGAGGAAGCTACCGAACGCAAGGCTCCTACCGAGAATTTCATTCATCGTTTCGCGCATATCTATACACCTGCAGTCATTGCTTTGGCCTTCTTGGTGGTTATAGTGCCGTGGATGGTATCGCTGTTTACCGCTTTCAATTATTATTTCTCCGTTTGGTTGCACCTCGCTTTGGTGTTCCTTGTCATCAGTTGTCCCTGTGCTTTAGTCATCAGTGTACCTTTGAGCTACTTCGCCGGCATCGGTGCTGCGAGTCGGCGAGGCATACTTTTCAAGGGAAGTAACAGTCTGGATGCCGTCACAAAGCTTGATACGGCTGTGTTTGACAAGACAGGAACGCTGACAACAGGAACATTCCAAGTGGAGAAAACGGTAGGACTCTCTGAAGAAGACATGGCACTTGTGGCTGCTGTTGAAGCCGTGAACAGTCATCCTATCGCCCAAGCTATCGTGAAATCCATGCAGGGAAAGGAGCTGATTGATGTGGACAAAAACCAGATTGAGAATGTTCCCGGCTACGGAATGAAGTATAAAACGTGTCTGATGGGCACGTTGAAGCTGCTGAAACAAGAGGGAGTGAACTATGATGAAGCCTTGGAAAGCGTGGCCGAAACTATCGTTGCCGTGGCCGAAGACAAGCTGTTCAAGGGCTATATCCTATTGGCAGACACGCCGAAAGCCGGCATTTTTACACTGCCGAAGCGTCTGAAAGCCCAGGGAATCAAGATGATGCAGGTGCTCAGTGGCGACAAGCAGGCACTTATCGACCGCCTTGTTGTGCAGTTTGAAGATGCAAAAGACTACGTAAAAGGCTATGGCGACTTGCTCCCCGAACATAAGGTTGCGCACATCGAAGCATTGAAACACGACGGAAGAGAGGTCGCTTTCATTGGCGACGGCATAAATGATGCGCCGGTGTTGGCATTGAGTAATGTCGGCTTTGCCATGGGAAAGATGGGCGCAGACATGGCAGTAGAAACCGCCGATGTGGTCATTCAGACCGATGATCCGCTAAAGGTGGGCGAGGCTATTGCCATTGGTAGGCGCACGCGTCGCATTGTATTGCAGAACATTATCTTTGCCATTGGCGTGAAAGTGTTGGTGATGCTGCTTGGCGTTCTCGGCATGGCAACCCTTTGGGAGGCTGTGTTTGCCGATAGTGGCGTGGCATTGCTGGCCGTAATGAACAGCATGCGAGCACTGAAGAAGTAA
- the ruvB gene encoding Holliday junction branch migration DNA helicase RuvB, translating to MTEDFDIREERLSTEEKDFENALRPLRFADFNGQKKVVENLEIFVEAAKYRSEPLDHTLLYGPPGLGKTTLSNIIANELGVGFKITSGPVLDKPGDLAGILTSLEPNDVLFIDEIHRLSPVVEEYLYSAMEDYRIDIMIDKGPSARSIQIDLNPFTLVGATTRSGMLTAPLRARFGINMHLEYYDPETLERIIRRSAMLLKVPIDDEAAIEISRRSRGTPRIANALLRRVRDFAQVKGNGTITNEIAHIGLQSLNIDQYGLDEIDNKILLTIIDKFRGGPVGVSTIATAIGEDSGTVEDVYEPFLIMEGFIKRTPRGRMATPLAYEHLGRNPYMGNVMEPRLFE from the coding sequence ATGACAGAAGATTTCGACATAAGAGAAGAGCGTCTATCGACGGAAGAGAAGGACTTTGAAAACGCACTTCGCCCGCTGAGATTTGCTGATTTCAACGGACAGAAGAAAGTGGTTGAGAACTTAGAGATATTCGTTGAGGCAGCTAAATATCGTAGCGAGCCGCTCGACCATACGCTGCTTTATGGGCCTCCGGGACTCGGAAAGACCACGCTGAGCAATATCATTGCCAACGAACTTGGCGTGGGTTTCAAGATAACCAGTGGGCCGGTGCTCGACAAGCCGGGTGATCTTGCCGGTATATTGACTTCGCTTGAACCCAACGATGTACTCTTTATAGACGAAATCCACCGTCTTTCGCCTGTTGTTGAAGAGTATCTTTACTCGGCCATGGAGGACTATCGCATCGACATCATGATTGACAAAGGCCCTTCGGCACGGTCTATCCAGATTGATTTGAACCCCTTCACACTCGTTGGAGCCACGACACGCAGCGGTATGCTTACAGCCCCTTTGCGTGCTCGTTTCGGTATTAACATGCACTTGGAATACTATGATCCCGAGACATTGGAGCGCATCATACGCCGCTCGGCCATGCTTCTGAAAGTGCCGATTGACGATGAAGCCGCCATAGAAATCAGTAGGAGGAGTCGCGGAACGCCCCGTATTGCCAATGCGTTGCTGCGTCGTGTGCGCGACTTTGCACAGGTGAAAGGCAACGGAACGATAACCAACGAGATTGCACATATAGGACTTCAATCGCTCAATATCGACCAATACGGGCTTGACGAGATTGATAATAAGATCTTGCTCACTATCATTGACAAGTTCAGGGGTGGCCCAGTGGGTGTCAGTACGATAGCAACTGCCATTGGTGAAGACTCTGGAACCGTTGAAGATGTCTATGAACCATTCCTTATTATGGAGGGTTTCATCAAACGAACGCCCCGTGGTCGCATGGCAACTCCATTGGCCTATGAGCACTTAGGGCGTAATCCTTACATGGGAAATGTCATGGAACCCAGGCTGTTTGAATAG
- a CDS encoding AAA family ATPase, translated as MKTINNPFITYGYKGNRYFCDRENETKKLIEALQNDRNVTLISPRRVGKTGLIKHVFSQIERQDKHVKCFYIDIFATKNLEQMVQLMARNILGHLDSTPQAALKRLQEFFGSLRPTVSFDQLTGLPSVSLDIKPTEEAQTLKRIFDYMQQSKYRCYVAIDEFQQILSYNNQGIEATLRSYIQFLPNVYFIFAGSMQHLMEEMFTSANRPFFQSSQIMLLDNVPADKYLSFANGFFKSQKRSISEEVFSQLYHKVDGITWYVQTILNRAYQYAEASLTDDFFGQIVDELVCEQKPVYENYYASLTEMQANLIEAVAKEGCVAAPLAHQFIAKYGLKATSSVRTALKALVDRQFIYRKPEGYVVYDRFFGMWLSRL; from the coding sequence ATGAAGACTATCAACAACCCATTCATTACCTACGGATATAAGGGTAACCGCTATTTTTGTGACCGCGAGAACGAAACAAAAAAACTCATCGAAGCCTTGCAAAATGATCGGAATGTGACGCTGATTTCACCGCGACGTGTAGGCAAGACCGGACTCATCAAGCATGTTTTCAGTCAGATAGAGAGGCAAGATAAGCATGTAAAATGCTTTTATATCGACATCTTCGCTACCAAGAACTTAGAGCAGATGGTGCAACTTATGGCACGAAACATACTCGGTCACCTCGATTCTACACCGCAGGCAGCACTGAAAAGACTGCAAGAGTTCTTCGGAAGCCTGCGTCCTACGGTGAGTTTTGACCAGCTTACAGGGCTGCCTTCAGTCTCTTTGGACATCAAACCCACAGAGGAAGCGCAGACACTGAAGCGGATATTCGACTATATGCAGCAGTCGAAGTATCGCTGTTACGTGGCAATTGACGAGTTTCAACAAATACTTTCCTACAATAATCAAGGCATAGAAGCCACCTTGCGGTCGTATATTCAGTTTCTTCCCAACGTTTATTTCATCTTTGCGGGCAGCATGCAGCACCTCATGGAAGAGATGTTTACCTCGGCAAATCGGCCATTTTTCCAGAGTTCGCAAATCATGTTGCTCGACAATGTGCCTGCCGATAAATATCTTTCCTTTGCCAATGGTTTCTTCAAATCGCAGAAACGGAGCATCAGTGAGGAGGTGTTCAGTCAGCTATATCATAAGGTAGACGGCATTACATGGTATGTTCAAACCATTCTGAACCGTGCTTATCAGTATGCAGAAGCAAGTCTTACAGACGATTTCTTCGGTCAGATTGTGGATGAACTCGTTTGCGAACAGAAACCGGTTTATGAGAATTACTATGCTTCATTAACCGAAATGCAGGCTAATCTCATTGAAGCTGTGGCCAAGGAAGGCTGTGTTGCCGCACCACTTGCCCACCAATTCATTGCCAAATACGGGTTGAAGGCGACAAGTTCGGTGCGAACGGCGTTGAAAGCGCTTGTTGATAGGCAGTTCATTTACCGTAAACCGGAAGGCTATGTGGTTTATGATCGGTTCTTTGGCATGTGGCTTTCGCGGCTGTAG
- a CDS encoding TonB-dependent receptor plug domain-containing protein has protein sequence MNKTVFNKRCRIRFKHFTNKGYALFSCLGREVIVGTLSVATLTCAKAESISNDVQKADTSLYQGGKAMLLNGVSITASRAPLTQSQQSRMVTVLSREDVQAAPVHSVNDLLKLVSGVDVRQRGPLGAQTDVSIRGGNYEQITLLLNGINIGDPQTGHNAADFPVDISEIERIEVLEGPAGSVYGTSSLLGAINIVTKANTRSSASVHAASGSFGTVTSGGRINVARGKWNNQWSASFTRTDGYNRNKEGKLNTDLRTQKAFYQGFYNDDDLSMSWHAGLSNKDFGSSTNYSAKYDDQFEHTFKTFMALQAETRKGTIKWHPAIYWNHNYDRFELFRDRADRYPFNYHRTDVYGVNVNAYFDWTLGRTAFGAELRNEDLVSTNLGNPLSHPKHVKGTDNVMYKVGFNRTNIQFVAEHNLLIGRFTMSAGVVAVKNSWAEMNMKVYPSVNASYRLGDAWKVYASYNTSLRMPSVTELFYSVGGHKADPNLKPEELAAVEMGVKYSKNGLSGSVSGFHNHHTNLIDWIDDGEKDAAGAVLWKSVNFGTINALGVEMALNVDFRQLLPTQKLLKTFNLGYCFIQQHQIEAAGIHSLYALEYLKNKVTGNLQLNLWKQLDLGINYRFQHRMGSYKDPAGVLHRYRSYGLLDARLAWNMPKYSLYLEGNNLLNRSYVDVGNVKQPGCWVMAGAKMDINL, from the coding sequence GTGAACAAAACAGTTTTCAACAAGCGCTGTCGTATCCGCTTCAAGCACTTCACAAACAAGGGCTATGCACTCTTTTCATGCCTTGGAAGAGAAGTGATTGTAGGTACATTAAGCGTGGCAACACTCACTTGTGCGAAAGCCGAAAGCATCAGCAATGACGTGCAGAAGGCCGACACTTCGCTTTATCAAGGGGGCAAAGCCATGTTGCTTAATGGTGTAAGTATTACGGCATCGCGGGCTCCGCTGACACAAAGTCAGCAGTCGAGAATGGTAACTGTACTGAGCCGGGAGGATGTTCAAGCGGCGCCAGTACACAGTGTTAACGACCTTTTGAAGTTGGTTTCGGGCGTAGATGTGCGTCAACGTGGGCCTTTAGGGGCGCAGACTGACGTGAGCATTCGCGGGGGGAACTACGAGCAAATCACGCTTCTTCTGAATGGTATCAACATCGGTGACCCGCAAACGGGACACAATGCAGCCGACTTTCCCGTTGATATCAGTGAGATTGAACGCATTGAAGTACTCGAAGGACCGGCAGGAAGTGTCTATGGAACTTCGTCATTACTCGGTGCAATCAATATCGTCACGAAAGCCAACACTCGGTCAAGTGCTTCGGTTCATGCTGCAAGTGGCAGCTTCGGAACAGTCACTTCGGGGGGCAGAATCAATGTAGCGAGGGGCAAATGGAACAATCAATGGTCGGCTTCTTTCACTCGAACTGATGGCTATAACCGCAATAAAGAGGGCAAGTTAAACACAGACTTACGCACTCAAAAGGCTTTTTATCAGGGCTTTTATAATGATGATGACCTTTCCATGAGCTGGCATGCAGGCCTTAGCAACAAAGACTTTGGCTCGAGTACGAACTATAGTGCCAAGTATGATGACCAGTTTGAACATACCTTCAAGACCTTTATGGCATTGCAAGCTGAAACAAGAAAAGGCACAATTAAATGGCATCCGGCCATCTACTGGAACCATAATTACGACCGATTTGAACTCTTCAGAGACCGTGCCGACCGCTATCCTTTCAACTATCATCGCACAGATGTCTACGGCGTTAACGTCAATGCCTACTTCGACTGGACGTTAGGCCGCACGGCTTTCGGAGCCGAACTGCGCAACGAAGACTTGGTAAGTACAAACCTTGGCAACCCACTTTCTCACCCCAAACATGTGAAAGGCACAGACAATGTGATGTATAAGGTGGGATTTAATCGTACAAATATCCAGTTTGTTGCAGAGCATAACCTGCTCATCGGACGCTTTACGATGTCGGCCGGAGTGGTTGCCGTGAAGAACAGTTGGGCTGAAATGAACATGAAAGTCTATCCAAGTGTCAATGCAAGCTACCGACTTGGTGATGCTTGGAAAGTCTATGCAAGCTACAACACGTCGTTGCGTATGCCGTCAGTAACTGAACTTTTCTATTCGGTTGGAGGGCATAAAGCAGATCCCAACCTTAAACCTGAAGAGCTTGCTGCCGTAGAAATGGGCGTGAAATACAGCAAGAACGGACTTTCGGGCAGTGTAAGTGGATTTCATAACCACCATACCAATCTCATCGACTGGATTGACGATGGTGAAAAAGACGCTGCAGGAGCAGTGCTTTGGAAGTCAGTTAACTTCGGAACAATCAATGCCTTGGGCGTTGAAATGGCTTTGAATGTTGATTTTCGGCAGCTTCTTCCCACACAGAAACTCCTGAAAACATTCAACCTCGGCTATTGTTTCATTCAACAACATCAGATTGAAGCAGCCGGCATTCACAGCCTTTATGCTTTGGAATATCTAAAGAACAAGGTAACCGGAAACCTGCAACTGAACCTTTGGAAGCAGTTGGATTTAGGTATAAACTATCGTTTTCAGCATCGCATGGGCAGCTATAAAGATCCTGCAGGAGTGTTGCATCGTTACCGCTCTTACGGCCTTTTGGATGCTCGGTTGGCATGGAATATGCCGAAATATAGCCTCTATCTCGAGGGAAACAACCTCTTGAACCGAAGCTATGTGGATGTAGGTAATGTGAAACAACCTGGCTGTTGGGTCATGGCTGGAGCCAAAATGGATATTAACTTGTAA
- a CDS encoding helix-turn-helix domain-containing protein, protein MIQQKLYSHEEMLNKVLGEKGTPERNQYEAELKSFLMGDAIKKARQSCNLTQEQLGERMGIKKAQVSRIEGGKNLTFSTIARAFKAMGIHANFEVKGVGKVALW, encoded by the coding sequence ATGATACAACAAAAATTATATAGTCACGAGGAAATGCTCAATAAAGTGTTGGGTGAAAAAGGTACACCTGAACGTAATCAATATGAGGCAGAACTCAAATCTTTCCTCATGGGAGATGCCATCAAGAAAGCACGGCAGTCATGTAACCTCACACAGGAGCAGTTAGGAGAACGTATGGGCATAAAGAAAGCACAGGTTTCAAGGATAGAAGGGGGAAAGAACCTTACGTTCTCAACAATTGCGAGAGCATTCAAAGCGATGGGAATACATGCTAATTTCGAAGTCAAGGGGGTTGGAAAGGTTGCCTTATGGTAG
- a CDS encoding type II toxin-antitoxin system RelE/ParE family toxin translates to MEQKPRFKIVYTEEAIDFLRHLPQKVKAKVVYNIGKSMYVLDNSLFKKLENTDIWEFRTLYNGNAYRLFAFWDTEEDTLVIATHGMIKKSQRTPLKEIEKAEAKRKEYFMNKG, encoded by the coding sequence ATGGAACAAAAACCAAGATTCAAAATAGTTTATACAGAAGAAGCCATTGATTTTCTTCGCCACCTCCCTCAGAAAGTGAAAGCAAAGGTGGTATATAACATTGGCAAAAGCATGTATGTACTTGACAATAGCCTCTTCAAGAAACTTGAAAATACAGACATTTGGGAATTCCGTACGCTGTATAATGGAAATGCCTACAGGCTTTTTGCATTTTGGGATACAGAAGAAGACACTTTGGTTATAGCTACCCACGGGATGATAAAGAAGTCACAAAGAACCCCACTAAAAGAGATTGAGAAGGCTGAAGCCAAGAGAAAAGAATATTTCATGAATAAAGGGTAA
- a CDS encoding HAD family hydrolase, producing the protein MKTRIVILDFDGTLGDSQTLITRTMRETLQRVGLPEKTEEECAKTIGLPLKQCFLALMDMTDEMAEKCTSAYREIFERNNIHGAVPAFPGVIKTIKKLHDDGLTVTIASSRGHHSLAAFVEELHLEPYISLILGADDVEKAKPNAEPVLKTLHHFGLQPAEALVVGDTAFDILMGRNAGTKTCGVTYGNGSKEDLQAALADYIIDEFAEIEQCLE; encoded by the coding sequence ATGAAAACAAGGATTGTGATATTGGATTTTGACGGGACACTCGGCGACTCGCAAACGCTCATCACCCGCACGATGAGAGAGACGCTTCAGCGGGTCGGTCTGCCAGAGAAAACAGAAGAAGAATGTGCAAAAACCATCGGACTTCCATTGAAACAATGCTTCTTGGCATTAATGGATATGACCGATGAAATGGCAGAAAAATGCACATCTGCATATCGGGAGATCTTCGAACGCAATAATATTCATGGAGCTGTTCCAGCCTTCCCGGGTGTCATAAAAACCATAAAGAAACTGCATGATGACGGTCTTACGGTGACGATTGCCAGCAGCAGAGGCCACCATTCCTTGGCAGCTTTCGTTGAAGAACTGCATCTTGAGCCTTACATCAGCCTCATCTTGGGTGCCGACGACGTTGAAAAAGCGAAACCGAATGCCGAGCCTGTGCTGAAAACTCTACATCATTTCGGCCTGCAACCTGCCGAAGCCTTGGTCGTTGGTGACACTGCTTTCGACATTCTCATGGGTCGGAATGCGGGCACAAAAACCTGCGGTGTGACCTATGGTAACGGCAGTAAGGAGGACTTACAAGCTGCCCTTGCTGATTATATCATTGATGAATTCGCCGAAATTGAACAGTGCTTGGAGTAA
- a CDS encoding esterase, translating into MKKQLMILCMATLTTSSFAQQNIFNAQAPMSPEVNTDKTVTFRIMAPEAQKVQVTGDFLPTQKVKTPHGEYDVAGIADLNKDAKGLWTYTTKTPLKPELYQYNMVVDGVKVADPSNVYVLRDVANVASIFFIDGGRADLYKVNNVPHGTVSKIWYDSPTAGTTRRCTVYTPAGYETSREKYPVLYLLHGMGGDEQAWSELGRAVQILDNLIAEGKAKPMIVVMPNGNISQVACPGETPEGFKVPTMQLPKTMDGYFEQAFPDLMKFVERTYRTQNDKAHRAIAGLSMGGFHSLYLSINHPDTFDYIGLFSAAIDKQQQGGIEEIYANREQKLNTLFMKRPKLFWIGIGSTDFLYKSNADLRHYLDSKGFKYTYMETEGGHIWRNWRIYLSEFVPKLFKQ; encoded by the coding sequence ATGAAAAAACAACTGATGATACTCTGCATGGCAACGCTGACGACAAGCAGTTTTGCCCAGCAAAACATCTTCAATGCACAAGCACCTATGTCGCCGGAAGTAAACACCGACAAGACGGTTACATTCAGAATTATGGCTCCCGAGGCTCAAAAGGTGCAGGTAACCGGTGACTTTCTGCCCACACAGAAAGTGAAAACGCCTCATGGAGAGTATGATGTGGCGGGCATTGCCGACCTCAACAAAGATGCAAAAGGACTTTGGACTTACACGACAAAGACGCCCCTGAAGCCCGAACTCTACCAATATAACATGGTTGTTGACGGCGTAAAGGTGGCTGACCCGTCAAATGTTTATGTGTTGAGAGACGTTGCTAACGTTGCAAGTATATTCTTCATTGACGGCGGAAGAGCCGACCTTTACAAGGTGAACAACGTTCCTCATGGCACGGTTTCAAAGATATGGTATGACAGTCCGACGGCAGGGACGACACGCCGATGCACCGTTTACACCCCCGCGGGTTATGAAACGAGTCGCGAAAAATATCCCGTGCTCTATCTTCTCCATGGTATGGGCGGTGACGAACAGGCTTGGTCGGAACTCGGAAGGGCTGTACAGATACTCGATAACCTCATTGCTGAGGGCAAAGCAAAGCCCATGATTGTCGTCATGCCCAATGGAAACATCTCGCAGGTAGCCTGCCCGGGAGAGACGCCTGAAGGTTTCAAAGTGCCTACAATGCAGCTCCCGAAGACCATGGATGGCTATTTCGAACAGGCTTTTCCTGACTTAATGAAGTTTGTGGAGCGTACTTATCGCACACAAAATGACAAGGCTCATCGCGCCATTGCAGGCCTTTCAATGGGTGGTTTCCATTCTCTCTACCTTTCAATCAACCATCCCGACACCTTCGATTACATCGGACTGTTCTCTGCAGCCATTGACAAACAACAGCAAGGAGGCATAGAAGAAATCTATGCCAACCGTGAACAAAAGCTCAACACGCTTTTCATGAAACGGCCAAAGCTGTTCTGGATAGGCATCGGAAGCACGGACTTCCTCTATAAAAGCAATGCCGATTTGCGCCATTATCTTGACTCCAAAGGCTTTAAATATACCTATATGGAGACTGAAGGCGGGCATATCTGGCGCAATTGGCGCATCTATTTGAGCGAGTTTGTACCGAAGTTATTCAAACAGTAA